AAAAAATTAATTGATGAAGGTATTCAAATTAGAGCCTTAAGAGATGCAACAAGAGGTGGAGTTAGTGCTGTATTAAATGAGTGGGCAAAACAATCAAATATTTGTGTAGAAATTGAAGAAGAAAAAATACCTGTTTGTGATGAGGTAAAAGGTGTTTGTGAACTACTTGGATTTGAAGCTTTAAGTTTAGCAAATGAAGGAACATTTGTAATGGCTATATCAAAAGAGCAAGCATCAAAAGCAATTGAGGTTTTAAAATCAATTGAGACTTCAAAAGAAGCATCAATCATAGGTAATGTAACATTGAAACATCAAGGAAAAGTTGTTTTAAATACTGCTTGGGGAACACAAAGATTTATTGATTTACCAACTGGTGAATTATTACCAAGAATTTGTTAGTAAATATAAAAGCTTTTTATAGGAGTAATAATGCACGAATATAGTATAGTTCAATCTTTACTTGAACAATGCGAACAATATGTTGAAGAAAATGATGCTTCAAAAGTAACAAAACTTATTGTTAAAATTGGAGTATTAAGTGGTGTTGAACCTGATTTATTACAAACAGCATTTGATACATTTAAAGAAAAAACAGTATGTGATGGCGCCGAGTTTATTATAAATCGCCAGAAAGTAGTCATAGATTGTCTAGATTGTAATCAAACTTCAACATTAGAAAAAAATGAATTTCTTTGTCCATCTTGCAACAGTAATAACTTAAAAGTTGTAGATGGAGAAGATATGTTTTTGATGAGTTTAGAATTAGAATAACTAATATAGTT
This genomic window from Arcobacter sp. CECT 8986 contains:
- the hypA gene encoding hydrogenase maturation nickel metallochaperone HypA, which translates into the protein MHEYSIVQSLLEQCEQYVEENDASKVTKLIVKIGVLSGVEPDLLQTAFDTFKEKTVCDGAEFIINRQKVVIDCLDCNQTSTLEKNEFLCPSCNSNNLKVVDGEDMFLMSLELE